A window of Hugenholtzia roseola DSM 9546 contains these coding sequences:
- a CDS encoding App1 family protein encodes MHKSRNLYRNVRRMARYPAKRLKLSLKHYLGWLDEPLIMPYHSFGNEHMVRIRGRVLENSGILKTKRKNRLHRNLLAMLKRYLSDTIPEMPVQVSFLGRDALAQTDEDGFFEVCIPLSKEEKAQSKPYTWQKAHIQLLDKQTQDPIYYPVEAQVLMPQSEKAQFGIISDIDDTFLLSHATKPLKKIYLLLTRHAHRRKPMEGVVHFYQALKKGYNGQKENPIFYVSSSEWNLYDLLEDFCQHQNIPQAPFLLQKKDLSWKVWKSGTGNHFHKIDKIKQILQTYPKLSFVLLGDSGQKDAEVYTRIALKYPKRVSAIYIRDIGDLKRRNKIRKLAAYLKEKNNLDLVLTPHTAQMMQHAQKAGFVQTFLNSPLIKK; translated from the coding sequence ATGCACAAAAGCCGCAACCTGTATCGCAACGTCAGGCGCATGGCGCGTTATCCTGCCAAACGCCTCAAACTAAGCCTCAAACACTACTTGGGCTGGCTCGATGAGCCGCTTATCATGCCCTATCATAGCTTTGGCAACGAACACATGGTACGCATCAGAGGGCGCGTATTGGAAAATAGTGGCATTTTGAAGACCAAGCGCAAAAATCGCCTCCACCGCAATCTCTTGGCTATGCTCAAACGCTATTTGAGCGATACCATTCCCGAAATGCCCGTACAGGTTTCTTTTTTGGGGCGCGATGCCTTAGCACAAACCGACGAAGATGGCTTCTTTGAAGTCTGTATCCCCCTTTCGAAAGAAGAAAAAGCGCAATCCAAGCCCTATACGTGGCAGAAAGCCCATATCCAACTTTTAGACAAACAAACCCAAGACCCCATTTACTACCCCGTAGAGGCGCAGGTCTTGATGCCGCAATCAGAAAAGGCGCAGTTTGGTATCATCTCCGATATAGACGATACCTTCCTACTTTCGCACGCCACCAAGCCCTTAAAAAAAATATACCTACTCCTGACCCGCCATGCGCACCGCCGAAAGCCAATGGAAGGTGTCGTTCATTTTTATCAAGCCTTGAAAAAAGGCTATAATGGTCAGAAAGAAAATCCAATTTTTTATGTTTCGAGTAGCGAATGGAATTTGTACGACCTATTAGAAGATTTTTGTCAGCACCAAAATATTCCGCAAGCCCCTTTTTTGCTGCAAAAAAAAGATTTGAGTTGGAAGGTTTGGAAATCAGGTACGGGAAATCATTTTCATAAAATAGACAAAATAAAACAGATTTTACAAACTTATCCTAAACTTTCTTTTGTACTTTTAGGCGATAGCGGACAAAAAGATGCAGAAGTCTATACTCGCATTGCCCTAAAATACCCGAAGCGCGTATCGGCTATTTATATCCGCGACATTGGCGATTTAAAAAGACGCAATAAAATTAGAAAATTAGCCGCTTATTTAAAAGAAAAAAACAATCTTGACCTTGTCCTGACCCCTCACACTGCACAAATGATGCAGCATGCGCAAAAGGCAGGTTTTGTTCAAACTTTTCTGAACAGCCCACTGATAAAAAAATAA
- the cyaB gene encoding class IV adenylate cyclase, whose amino-acid sequence MNEIEVKILEIDKNQVIEKLRRLGAIQTFEGELAAIYYDYPENTLGTEKKVLRLRKKGTTNELTFKAALPNSENSFAKEMQEEEVFVTDFEKMDLIIKHLGLVPIRSFSKKRTSFQYQDLHFEIDEYPNIPPLLEIEAQSKERLLEILSILGYNLDQTSNLSSFGILAHYQVSDTK is encoded by the coding sequence ATGAACGAAATAGAAGTTAAAATTTTAGAAATAGATAAAAATCAGGTTATTGAAAAATTGCGCCGTTTGGGTGCTATCCAAACTTTTGAAGGCGAATTAGCCGCCATCTACTACGACTATCCCGAAAATACACTTGGGACGGAAAAAAAAGTATTGCGCCTGCGAAAAAAAGGTACAACTAATGAACTTACCTTTAAAGCTGCCCTCCCCAATAGCGAAAATAGTTTTGCCAAAGAAATGCAGGAAGAGGAAGTTTTTGTAACAGATTTTGAAAAAATGGACTTGATTATCAAGCACTTAGGTCTTGTTCCTATTCGCTCCTTTTCTAAAAAGCGCACTTCTTTTCAGTACCAAGATTTGCATTTTGAAATAGACGAGTATCCCAACATTCCGCCCCTTTTAGAGATTGAGGCACAAAGTAAGGAACGCTTATTAGAAATACTTAGCATTTTAGGATATAATTTAGACCAAACCTCAAACTTGTCGAGCTTTGGTATTTTGGCACATTATCAGGTGTCCGATACAAAATAA
- a CDS encoding TatD family hydrolase, giving the protein MSFIDTHAHIYDKSFDKDRAETLNRARQAGVSHLYLPNVDSTSIDAMMEVELQNPDYCTALMGLHPCSVKKDFEKELYIVEDWLHKREFVAVGEIGLDFYWDTTFMEQQKEAFKIQIEWAKMRQIPIVIHTRNSTNEALDLIESVNDDNLRGIFHCFGGTEEQAERIKAAGFLMGIGGVVTFKNSGLADFLHKVGLEHLVLETDAPYLAPVPYRGKRNEPAYLEFIAKKIAEICNCSPEKVAKQTSLNANALFEKKKFLNEKV; this is encoded by the coding sequence ATGTCTTTTATTGATACACACGCCCATATTTACGACAAATCCTTCGATAAAGACCGAGCCGAAACGCTCAATCGCGCACGTCAGGCAGGGGTGAGTCATCTCTACCTCCCCAATGTAGATAGCACCAGCATCGATGCCATGATGGAAGTGGAGCTTCAAAACCCCGATTATTGTACGGCACTGATGGGCTTGCACCCCTGTTCGGTCAAAAAAGATTTTGAAAAAGAACTTTATATCGTAGAAGACTGGCTTCACAAGCGCGAATTTGTAGCCGTCGGCGAAATTGGTCTGGACTTTTATTGGGACACGACTTTTATGGAACAACAAAAAGAGGCTTTCAAAATTCAGATAGAATGGGCAAAAATGCGCCAAATACCGATTGTCATTCATACGCGCAATTCCACAAACGAAGCCTTAGATTTGATAGAATCAGTAAATGATGATAACTTGCGTGGCATTTTTCATTGTTTTGGTGGTACAGAAGAACAGGCAGAACGCATCAAGGCGGCAGGTTTTCTAATGGGTATCGGTGGCGTTGTTACCTTTAAAAATAGCGGACTGGCTGATTTTCTACACAAAGTCGGGCTTGAACATTTGGTTTTGGAAACAGATGCCCCCTATTTAGCTCCTGTTCCGTATCGTGGAAAGCGAAATGAACCTGCCTATTTAGAATTTATTGCTAAAAAAATTGCAGAAATATGTAACTGTTCGCCTGAAAAAGTAGCCAAACAGACAAGTCTGAACGCCAACGCACTTTTTGAAAAAAAGAAATTTTTGAACGAAAAAGTATAA
- a CDS encoding 7TM diverse intracellular signaling domain-containing protein — protein MKKMKVVLAEFRFCVFLVLVFLYFFKSVSAQTPQTALFPDSTSLLLRLNFAQDKKAMQAFFPIEAYAYFEDETANLPANEILKQNFTTFKGKEPNEATLHVGNGKNCIWVKLDFYNETSENNWILELNGALADVELYEKAQNQLLLLYKTGLSQDFESRPIQTDAFLFPLQIPTLEAKTYYVHLKSDYFQGKMGIGQPLYFYERDHKIDIIEGILYGCFLIMLFYNFVIYLSSKEKLYLYYALMLTFSFLAIMQLRGHGFEWLWRNFPIVNQYAPIFHAGNGFFSILFVRYYLKMRENSLVFNRILLFFSASFLLAILAALLGFKTFASLTNQLSALFSAPFTLIAALVIWKKGFKLALYVVLAWGLYLIGMIIFVLAGLEILPYTTFTKNAAHVGALLEMILLALAVAAQIDFYKKEHAKAQRESMELLEENQNLISEQNKVLEAKVSERTEELNMLNEELIQNLDKLNSQNIIIERKNQNITASITYAKRIQEAMLPEKSFFEQHLKEHFIFFQPRDIVSGDFYYAKKIVQAGSEKIILAAVDCTGHGVPGAFMSLIGNDLLNEIIELRQITQPDEILNQLHASLHKSLKHQQHSQIADGMDIAICCFDKEANTLYFAGARNQLFYIEDGKGEFIKGNIFSVGEKNYERKGKIIFSKHTLSLKNASHFYLFSDGFADQFGGERNKKFTSKALRDLLFQIHELPMTSQYEILTETFHKWRGTQRQIDDVLVMGFKV, from the coding sequence GCTGCTGCTCCGCCTAAATTTTGCACAAGACAAAAAGGCGATGCAGGCTTTTTTTCCCATAGAAGCCTACGCTTACTTTGAAGACGAAACAGCAAACCTGCCTGCCAACGAAATTTTAAAGCAAAACTTTACTACCTTCAAAGGAAAAGAACCCAACGAAGCGACCCTGCACGTAGGAAATGGGAAAAATTGTATTTGGGTGAAATTAGATTTTTACAATGAAACTTCGGAAAATAACTGGATTTTAGAACTAAATGGGGCTTTGGCAGATGTAGAATTGTACGAAAAGGCACAAAATCAACTTTTGCTTCTCTACAAAACAGGGCTATCCCAAGACTTTGAGAGCCGCCCTATTCAAACAGATGCCTTCCTTTTTCCGCTACAAATTCCCACTTTGGAGGCAAAGACCTATTATGTACACCTTAAAAGCGACTATTTTCAGGGCAAAATGGGCATTGGGCAGCCTCTTTATTTTTACGAGCGCGACCACAAAATTGATATAATAGAAGGTATTTTATATGGTTGTTTTTTGATAATGCTTTTTTATAACTTTGTAATTTATTTATCAAGTAAAGAAAAACTTTATCTTTATTATGCTTTAATGCTTACTTTTTCTTTTTTAGCCATTATGCAATTAAGAGGGCATGGCTTCGAATGGCTCTGGCGCAATTTTCCCATTGTCAATCAATATGCCCCCATTTTTCACGCGGGGAATGGCTTTTTTAGTATTCTTTTTGTGCGTTATTATCTGAAAATGCGCGAAAATAGTCTTGTTTTTAATAGAATTTTACTTTTCTTTTCAGCCTCTTTTCTTTTAGCGATTTTGGCTGCCTTATTGGGGTTCAAAACTTTTGCCTCGCTTACCAACCAACTTTCTGCCCTTTTTTCCGCGCCTTTTACCCTTATTGCCGCCCTTGTTATTTGGAAAAAGGGCTTCAAATTAGCCTTGTATGTGGTTTTGGCTTGGGGGTTGTATCTAATTGGTATGATAATTTTTGTGTTGGCAGGCTTGGAAATACTCCCCTACACTACCTTTACCAAAAATGCAGCCCATGTGGGCGCATTGCTTGAAATGATTTTATTGGCTTTGGCTGTGGCGGCGCAGATAGATTTCTATAAAAAAGAGCATGCAAAGGCGCAGCGTGAATCTATGGAACTTTTAGAAGAAAACCAAAATTTGATTTCAGAACAAAACAAAGTTTTAGAAGCAAAAGTATCGGAACGAACAGAAGAGCTTAATATGCTGAACGAGGAACTGATACAAAATTTAGATAAATTAAATAGTCAAAATATTATCATCGAGCGCAAAAATCAAAACATTACCGCCAGTATCACCTATGCCAAAAGGATTCAGGAGGCAATGCTGCCCGAAAAAAGTTTTTTTGAACAGCATTTAAAAGAACATTTTATCTTCTTCCAACCGCGCGATATTGTGAGCGGCGATTTTTATTATGCTAAAAAAATTGTGCAAGCAGGGAGCGAAAAAATTATTTTGGCAGCGGTAGATTGCACAGGGCATGGCGTACCCGGTGCCTTTATGTCCTTGATAGGCAATGACTTACTAAATGAAATTATAGAATTGCGACAAATTACACAGCCCGACGAAATTCTCAATCAGCTACATGCCAGTTTGCATAAGTCCCTCAAACACCAACAACACAGCCAAATTGCAGATGGCATGGACATTGCGATTTGTTGTTTTGATAAAGAAGCCAACACGCTTTATTTTGCAGGCGCACGCAACCAACTTTTTTATATAGAAGATGGCAAAGGCGAATTTATTAAAGGCAATATCTTTTCGGTAGGAGAAAAAAATTACGAAAGAAAAGGTAAAATTATCTTTTCAAAACATACACTATCACTGAAAAATGCTTCTCATTTTTATCTATTTTCTGATGGTTTTGCCGACCAATTTGGGGGCGAGCGCAACAAGAAATTTACTTCTAAGGCATTGCGCGATTTGCTTTTTCAAATTCACGAACTGCCCATGACAAGCCAATATGAAATCCTGACCGAAACCTTCCACAAGTGGCGCGGCACACAAAGGCAGATTGATGACGTACTTGTCATGGGCTTTAAAGTGTAG
- a CDS encoding cytochrome c oxidase subunit 3, with protein sequence MQRQEKDLELHEQNLLRRVERQHPYLIMLYLGIASIVTIFSFLLLLLAISPLPEESVKAEFSRYPWQFAASSFFILLSSFAIEKARQSFFRDNFEKMAIYLNITNILGGIFALFQVMGWLHLYQTGTQLSGHASGAYLYIISGLHLAHLLAGVLYLAYYAFQIYSKGKDSVQVLIAVTNPYEHLKLKMVRTYWHFMGILWVVLAALLYILI encoded by the coding sequence ATGCAAAGGCAAGAAAAAGACCTCGAACTTCACGAACAAAACCTGCTTAGAAGAGTAGAAAGACAGCACCCCTATCTTATCATGCTCTATTTAGGAATTGCCAGTATCGTAACCATTTTTTCATTTTTGTTACTGCTTTTAGCCATTAGTCCGCTGCCCGAAGAGAGTGTAAAGGCGGAATTTTCGCGCTACCCTTGGCAGTTTGCAGCAAGTAGTTTCTTTATCTTATTGAGCAGTTTTGCGATAGAAAAGGCTCGCCAAAGTTTTTTCCGCGATAATTTCGAAAAGATGGCGATTTATCTCAATATCACCAACATTTTGGGCGGTATCTTTGCACTTTTTCAAGTCATGGGCTGGCTGCATCTTTACCAAACAGGCACACAACTTTCAGGACACGCCTCTGGTGCTTATCTCTACATCATTTCGGGGCTGCATTTGGCGCACCTTCTGGCAGGGGTCTTGTATCTGGCATACTACGCCTTTCAGATATACAGCAAGGGAAAAGACTCGGTACAGGTTCTAATTGCAGTAACAAACCCTTATGAACACCTAAAACTCAAAATGGTGCGTACTTATTGGCACTTTATGGGCATACTTTGGGTCGTATTGGCTGCGCTGCTTTATATTTTGATTTAA